A genomic window from Aythya fuligula isolate bAytFul2 chromosome 15, bAytFul2.pri, whole genome shotgun sequence includes:
- the NOXO1 gene encoding NADPH oxidase organizer 1, whose amino-acid sequence MMFVSWSDQNNILIYRTFEEFKRLHKELKRKFPTESGSLRRSDRTIPKFKDVNVKQRKMNKFLERLKLLETYSQELLKTDAKISQSEDLIQFFRAQTQDLDPCFPEDSVVIMPSEIGGEKKKQAQQQLSITHPQASQSYRCIETFETKDTKNQAFKVTQKEIVEVLLKDMTGWWLVENADKQIAWFPASYLEEIDVHEDIQDALSSNEEGSLYFVVRAYESQKADELSLHSGVVVEVVRKSDNGWWLIRYNGQTGYMPSMCLQPYKNPHHRLQTIMNCGLNVSTPNLSASPPAPQPQGKARGGGGVQDRAAQDRSDEDVGSLRSRSRSTPDLDSDSSSLSSGSRLSWKPDLSRSLPEVEQVRSPRLGKALATHSRKSPHLTHKDRNDSGFVESSAADLSCSLSDSDTAGGVPKVPARPSAHEILQRCSTVTRRALRQSAPQALSPRSNVH is encoded by the exons atGATGTTTGTGTCCTGGTCAGACCAAAACAACATTCTCATCTACCGGACATTTGAAGAATTTAAGAGGCTCCAT AAAGAGCTGAAGAGAAAATTCCCCACTGAGAGTGGATCACTCAGGAGATCTGACAGGACTATACCCAAGTTTAAAG atgtaAATGTGAAGCAGAGGAAGATGAACAAGTTCCTGGAGAGACTGAAATTGCTGGAAACATACTCCCAGGAACTGCTGAAAACGGATGCTAAAATCTCCCAGAGTGAAGATCTCATTCAGTTTTTCAGGGCACAAACCCAAGACCTAGATCCGTGCTTTCCTGAAGACAG tgttgTGATCATGCCTTCAGAAattggaggggaaaagaaaaagcaggcgcagcagcagctctctatCACCCACCCGCAGGCATCTCAGAGCTACAGATGCATCGAAACCTTTGAAACCAAAGACACAAAGAACCAGGCTTTCAAAGTCACTCAGAAGGAAATAGTTGAAGTGTTACTCAAGGACATGACTG GTTGGTGGCTAGTGGAAAACGCAGACAAGCAGATAGCCTGGTTCCCGGCCTCATACCTGGAGGAGATCGATGTCCACGAGGACATCCAGGATGCATTGAGCTCAAACGAGGAGG GCAGCCTGTATTTTGTTGTGCGGGCCTACGAGTCGCAGAAGGCGGACGAGCTCTCTCTGCACAGCGGcgtggtggtggaggtggtcAGGAAGTCCGACAACGGCTGGTGGCTGATCCG aTACAATGGGCAGACCGGCTACATGCCCTCCATGTGCCTCCAGCCCTACAAGAAccctcaccacaggctgcagaccATCATGAACTGCGGCCTCAATGTCTCCACGCCCAACCTCAGCGCCTCCCCGCCGGCCCCCCAACCCCAGGGCAAGGCgaggggaggcggcggggtGCAGGACCGTGCTGCCCAGGACCGGAGTGACGAGGATGTGGGCTCTTTGAGAAGCAGATCAAGATCCACGCCGGACCTGGATTCAGACAGCTCCTCGCTCAGCTCAGGCAGCAGGCTGAGCTGGAAGCCCGACTTGTCACGGTCTCTGCCCGAGGTGGAGCAGGTCAGGAGCCCCCGCCTGGGGAAAGCGTTGGCCACGCACAGCAGAAAATCTCCACACCTCACCCACAAGGACAGGAACGATTCTGGCTTTGTGGAGTCATCTGCCGCCGATCTCAGTTGCTCCCTCTCTGACTCGGACACAGCTGGTGGTGTCCCCAAGGTGCCCGCACGCCCCTCAGCTCATGAGATCCTCCAGAGGTGCAGCACGGTCACAAGGCGAGCCCTGAGGCAGTCCGCCCCCCAGGCCTTGTCCCCGCGCTCCAACGTGCACTAG
- the TBL3 gene encoding transducin beta-like protein 3, with the protein MAAAGPLRFKSNYAVSRRMEPFYTGGRVQVSRDGTAMFCPCGTRLNVMDVGTGERLHSLEQDDQEDITAFALSPDDEILVTGSRALLLKQWNWRESKCVRTWKAVHVAPVASMAFDSTSTLLASGGCDSTIKIWDMIKQYCTHNLKGSSGVVHLVEFHPDISRLQLFSSSMDYKIRIWDLNTSKCIVALDGHFSAVTSLAFAADGNTLISSGRDKICMVWNLETRESKRTVPIYESVEAAVLLPEKGDFSQLGVKKQGLHFLTAGSKGVLKIWEVATAACVYTQPVPFEPVESKEEASEHSLTQCMLVPERNEIVTVSVEHNIVLYDAQTLQLRKQLAGYNDEVLDVKFLGPGDSHIVVATNSPQLKVFELATSHCQILYGHTETVLALDVFRKGLMFVSCSKDKSIRLWRMNKGGRVVCVAQGLGHAHGVGAVSCSRMKESFVVTSSQDCTIKVWNIPESLISKAKAALISSPETLHAQVTERGHDKDINSVAVSPNDKLIATGSQDRLAKLWSCSDCSLLGVFTGHKRGIWCVQFSPVDQILATSSADGTLKLWGLQDFSCLKTFEGHDASVLKVIFVSRGTQLLSSGSDGLLKLWTIKTNECVKTLDGHEDKIWGLHSNKQDDMVVTASSDSSITLWKDVTEIEQEEAQAKQEEQIMKEQELSNLLHEKRYLKALGLAISLDRPHTVLTVVKAILKESDGRKHLEENIARLRKDQKEAVLAFLVTWNTNSRNCHEAQAVIETLLKHEAPDSLLQYSGIKSAVESLLPYTERHFQRLSRLLQASMFIDFMWQNMRLADTTQQEDMTL; encoded by the exons GTCAGCCGTGACGGCACCGCCATGTTCTGCCCCTGCGGCACCCGCCTCAACGTGATGGACGTGGGCACGGGGGAGCGGCTGCACAGCCTCGAGCAG GATGATCAAGAGGATATCACGGCATTTGCGCTTAGCCCTGACGATGAG ATTCTTGTAACAGgaagcagagccctgctgctgaagCAGTGGAATTGGCGAGAGAGCAAGTGTGTGCGCACGTGGAAAGCAGTGCACGTAGCACCTGTTGCTAGCATGGCCTTTGATTCTACTTCAACATTGTTAGCCTCAG GTGGATGCGACAGCACCATTAAGATCTGGGATATGATCAAACAGTACTGCACACACAACCTGAAAGGATCATCAGGAGTTGTACA CCTTGTTGAGTTCCACCCCGATATCTCCCGTCTGCAACTCTTCTCCTCCTCAATGGACTACAAAATCCGGATCTGGGACCTGAATACCAGCAAATGCATCGTGGCCTTGGATGGCCACTTCAGTGCTGTGACCTCCCTGGCGTTTGCTGCAGATGGGAACACGCTCATTAG TTCTGGCCGTGATAAAATCTGCATGGTGTGGAACCTGGAAACcagagaaagtaaaagaacTGTCCCTATCTATGAG AGCGTGGAAGCTGCTGTCCTTTTACCTGAAAAAGGAGACTTCTCTCAGCTGGGCGTGAAGAAACAAGGGCTGCACTTTCTCACGGCTGGCAGTAAAG GTGTCCTGAAAATCTGGGAAGTTGCCACAGCTGCTTGTGTATATACCCAGCCTGTGCCCTTTGAGCCTGTGGAGTCGAAGGAGGAGGCCAGCGAGCACAGCCTGACCCAATGCATGCTTGTGCCTGAGAGAAACGAGATTGTCACAGTGTCTGTGGAGCACAACATTGTTTTATATGATGCTCAGACTCTTCAGCTCAGGAAGCAG CTTGCAGGTTACAACGATGAGGTTCTGGATGTGAAGTTCCTTGGGCCTGGTGATTCTCACATCGTTGTGGCTACCAACAGCCCTCAGCTGAAAGTGTTTGAACTGGCAACATCACACTGCCAGATCCTCTATGGTCACACAG AAACGGTTCTTGCTTTGGATGTCTTCAGAAAAGGCCTGATGTTTGTAAGCTGCTCTAAG GACAAAAGCATTCGACTGTGGCGGATGAACAAAGGCGGACGGGTGGTCTGTGTGGCCCAAGGACTGGGTCACGCACATGGGGTAGGCGCTGTCTCTTGCTCAAG aatgaaagaaagcttCGTGGTGACCAGCAGCCAGGACTGCACGATAAAGGTCTGGAATATCCCCGAATCtctcatttccaaagcaaaagcagCCTTGATCTCCAGTCCAGAAACACTTCATGCACAAGTGACGGAGAGGGGTCATGACAAG GACATAAACAGTGTGGCAGTTTCTCCCAATGACAAGCTCATTGCCACAGGCTCACAGGATCGGCTGGCCAAGCTGTGGTCTTGTTCTGATTGCTCTTTGCTGGGTGTCTTCACTGGACATAAGCGTGGAATCTGGTGTGTACAGTTCTCCCCCGTGGATCAGATCCTGGCCACCTCTTCGGCAGATGGGACCCTGAAGCTCTGGGGTCTTCAGGACTTCAGCTGCTTAAAG accTTTGAAGGTCATGACGCCTCTGTTCTGAAAGTCATTTTTGTAAGCAGAGGAacacagctgctcagcag tGGTTCTGATGGTCTCTTAAAACTCTggacaattaaaacaaatgagtGTGTGAAAACATTAGATGGTCATGAAGATAAAATCTGGGGTCTTCACTCTAACAAGCAAGACGACATGGTTGTGACAGCATCCAGTGACTCCTCCATCACGCTGTGGAAG GATGTCACTGAAATTGAACAGGAAGAAGCACAAGCTAAACAGGAGGAACAGATTATGAA AGAACAAGAGCTTTCTAACCTGCTTCATGAGAAAAGATACCTCAAAGCATTAGGGTTGGCAATCTCTCTGGATCGTCCACACACAGTGTTAACAGTTGTTAAAG ccATCCTCAAGGAAAGTGATGGGAGAAAGCACTTGGAAGAGAACATTGCTCGGCTGAGGAAGGATCAGAAAG AGGCAGTGTTAGCATTCTTGGTGACGTGGAACACGAACTCTCGAAACTGCCATGAGGCTCAAGCTGTCATCGAAACCCTCCTGAAGCATGAAGCACCAGACAGCCTTCTGCAGTACTCGGGCATTAAATCTGCTGTGGAATCCCTGCTGCCTTACACTG agcGCCACTTTCAGAGGCTGAGCCGATTACTGCAAGCCTCCATGTTCATTGACTTCATGTGGCAAAACATGAGGCTGGCTGATACAACACAGCAGGAAGATATGACTTTGTGA